Proteins co-encoded in one Setaria viridis chromosome 9, Setaria_viridis_v4.0, whole genome shotgun sequence genomic window:
- the LOC117838124 gene encoding uncharacterized protein isoform X1 — MANCTALSAASASNLTSRFSPLALPRAPAGQEAVTRTRPSPSHRSLAAMGFSILPLMEFIARRAFLGAGLQPHTAALPSDDGSDGGQPRTVIHYWAPPGEPRLPPLLLIHGFGPMATWQWRRQVGPLSRHFHVIVPDLLGFGASSRGSPAAPSELAQAAALAALLDALPGLTADARVAAIGTSYGGFVAYALARAAGPGRVGPVVMSNSDLLKTAEDDRALLERAGGGLARTADLLMPLDARGARRLMELSFYRRQAITLLPDFVLRQAVQQLFMDKRDGKIELMKAITVGTDEFKLTPLPQDVLLIWGDHDQIFPLEKAFAVKSFHSPQRRWGKSRNHERIRRWPRRSPLTATARPSSPSLPIARRRITTCSAYCSASHCHMLRPAILWPMPRPRAPAGCGGRRASVRWRQTVGRRLGAAGGGRRRTVLVCRGGGGRIARAGEGIERGGNEPICS; from the exons AtggccaactgcaccgccctgTCTGCCGCATCAGCATCTAATCTAACCAGCCGCTTTTCTCCGCTTGCACTTCCACGTGCCCCCGCCGGTCAAGAAGCCGTGACGCGAACGCGACCGTCTCCGAGCCACCGCTCTCTCGCCGCCATGGGCTTCAGCATCCTCCCGCTGATGGAATTCATCGCGCGCCGCGCGTTCCTCGGCGCTGGCCTCCAGCCCCACACCGCCGCTCTCCCGTCCGACGACGGCAGCGATGGCGGGCAACCGCGCACCGTCATCCACTACTGGGCGCCCCCGGGGGAGCCGCGcctcccgccgctgctgctcaTCCACGGCTTCGGGCCCATGGCCACGTGGCAGTGGCGCCGGCAGGTGGGCCCTCTGTCCCGCCACTTCCACGTCATCGTCCCGGACCTCCTCGGCTTCGGCGCCTCCTCCCGCggctccccggcggcgccctctGAGTTGGCGcaggccgccgcgctcgccgcgctaCTGGACGCGCTCCCGGGCCTCACCGCGGACGCGCGCGTCGCCGCGATCGGCACCAGCTACGGCGGCTTCGTGGCCTACGCCCTGGCGCGCGCAGCGGGACCCGGCAGGGTCGGCCCCGTGGTGATGTCCAACTCCGACCTGCTCAAGACCGCCGAGGACGACAGGGCGCTCCtcgagcgcgccggcggcgggctcgcGCGCACGGCCGACCTGCTCATGCCGCTggacgcgcgcggcgcgcggcggctcATGGAGCTCTCCTTCTACCGGAGGCAGGCCATTACCTTGCTGCCGGACTTCGTGCTCCGACAGGCCGTGCAG CAACTTTTTATGGATAAAAGGGATGGGAAGATTGAGCTGATGAAGGCTATAACTGTTGGCACAGACGAGTTCAAGTTGACACCATTGCCTCAG GACGTTTTGCTCATCTGGGGTGACCATGATCAGATATTTCCCTTGGAAAAGGCCTTTGCTGTCAAGAG TTTTCACAGTCCACAACGGCGGTGGGGGAAATCACGAAATCACGAGAGAATTCGTCGATGGCCACGCCGAAGTCCGCTGACCGCCACTGCTCGCCCATCCTCACCGTCCTTGCCCATTGCTCGGCGTCGCATCACCACCTGCTCCGCCTATTGCTCGGCGTCGCATTGCCACATGCTCCGCCCGGCCATACTGTGGCCCATGCCGCgaccgcgcgcgccggcggggtgcggcgggcggcgggccagCGTCCGGTGGCGGCAGACGGTGGGCCGGCggctgggggcggcgggcggcgggaggaggcggactgTTCTGGTGtgcaggggaggaggcggacggaTTGCGCGTGCGGGAGAAGGAATAGAACGGGGTGGAAACGAACCGATATGTTCGTAA
- the LOC117838124 gene encoding uncharacterized protein isoform X2: MANCTALSAASASNLTSRFSPLALPRAPAGQEAVTRTRPSPSHRSLAAMGFSILPLMEFIARRAFLGAGLQPHTAALPSDDGSDGGQPRTVIHYWAPPGEPRLPPLLLIHGFGPMATWQWRRQVGPLSRHFHVIVPDLLGFGASSRGSPAAPSELAQAAALAALLDALPGLTADARVAAIGTSYGGFVAYALARAAGPGRVGPVVMSNSDLLKTAEDDRALLERAGGGLARTADLLMPLDARGARRLMELSFYRRQAITLLPDFVLRQAVQQLFMDKRDGKIELMKAITVGTDEFKLTPLPQDVLLIWGDHDQIFPLEKAFAVKRCLGESVRMEIFEKTGHVPQMEDPARFNKLILDFLLASQKPPSIQQ, translated from the exons AtggccaactgcaccgccctgTCTGCCGCATCAGCATCTAATCTAACCAGCCGCTTTTCTCCGCTTGCACTTCCACGTGCCCCCGCCGGTCAAGAAGCCGTGACGCGAACGCGACCGTCTCCGAGCCACCGCTCTCTCGCCGCCATGGGCTTCAGCATCCTCCCGCTGATGGAATTCATCGCGCGCCGCGCGTTCCTCGGCGCTGGCCTCCAGCCCCACACCGCCGCTCTCCCGTCCGACGACGGCAGCGATGGCGGGCAACCGCGCACCGTCATCCACTACTGGGCGCCCCCGGGGGAGCCGCGcctcccgccgctgctgctcaTCCACGGCTTCGGGCCCATGGCCACGTGGCAGTGGCGCCGGCAGGTGGGCCCTCTGTCCCGCCACTTCCACGTCATCGTCCCGGACCTCCTCGGCTTCGGCGCCTCCTCCCGCggctccccggcggcgccctctGAGTTGGCGcaggccgccgcgctcgccgcgctaCTGGACGCGCTCCCGGGCCTCACCGCGGACGCGCGCGTCGCCGCGATCGGCACCAGCTACGGCGGCTTCGTGGCCTACGCCCTGGCGCGCGCAGCGGGACCCGGCAGGGTCGGCCCCGTGGTGATGTCCAACTCCGACCTGCTCAAGACCGCCGAGGACGACAGGGCGCTCCtcgagcgcgccggcggcgggctcgcGCGCACGGCCGACCTGCTCATGCCGCTggacgcgcgcggcgcgcggcggctcATGGAGCTCTCCTTCTACCGGAGGCAGGCCATTACCTTGCTGCCGGACTTCGTGCTCCGACAGGCCGTGCAG CAACTTTTTATGGATAAAAGGGATGGGAAGATTGAGCTGATGAAGGCTATAACTGTTGGCACAGACGAGTTCAAGTTGACACCATTGCCTCAG GACGTTTTGCTCATCTGGGGTGACCATGATCAGATATTTCCCTTGGAAAAGGCCTTTGCTGTCAAGAG GTGCTTGGGAGAGAGTGTTAGAATGGAAATCTTCGAGAAAACAGGCCATGTGCCTCAGATGGAGGACCCGGCCCGGTTCAACAAGCTTATATTGGATTTCTTACTAGCATCACAAAAGCCTCCTTCGATTCAGCAGTAG
- the LOC117838124 gene encoding uncharacterized protein isoform X4, translating into MANCTALSAASASNLTSRFSPLALPRAPAGQEAVTRTRPSPSHRSLAAMGFSILPLMEFIARRAFLGAGLQPHTAALPSDDGSDGGQPRTVIHYWAPPGEPRLPPLLLIHGFGPMATWQWRRQVGPLSRHFHVIVPDLLGFGASSRGSPAAPSELAQAAALAALLDALPGLTADARVAAIGTSYGGFVAYALARAAGPGRVGPVVMSNSDLLKTAEDDRALLERAGGGLARTADLLMPLDARGARRLMELSFYRRQAITLLPDFVLRQAVQQLFMDKRDGKIELMKAITVGTDEFKLTPLPQDVLLIWGDHDQIFPLEKAFAVKRSSSKLGLTLFLDLKAFPGLLEAPVRSA; encoded by the exons AtggccaactgcaccgccctgTCTGCCGCATCAGCATCTAATCTAACCAGCCGCTTTTCTCCGCTTGCACTTCCACGTGCCCCCGCCGGTCAAGAAGCCGTGACGCGAACGCGACCGTCTCCGAGCCACCGCTCTCTCGCCGCCATGGGCTTCAGCATCCTCCCGCTGATGGAATTCATCGCGCGCCGCGCGTTCCTCGGCGCTGGCCTCCAGCCCCACACCGCCGCTCTCCCGTCCGACGACGGCAGCGATGGCGGGCAACCGCGCACCGTCATCCACTACTGGGCGCCCCCGGGGGAGCCGCGcctcccgccgctgctgctcaTCCACGGCTTCGGGCCCATGGCCACGTGGCAGTGGCGCCGGCAGGTGGGCCCTCTGTCCCGCCACTTCCACGTCATCGTCCCGGACCTCCTCGGCTTCGGCGCCTCCTCCCGCggctccccggcggcgccctctGAGTTGGCGcaggccgccgcgctcgccgcgctaCTGGACGCGCTCCCGGGCCTCACCGCGGACGCGCGCGTCGCCGCGATCGGCACCAGCTACGGCGGCTTCGTGGCCTACGCCCTGGCGCGCGCAGCGGGACCCGGCAGGGTCGGCCCCGTGGTGATGTCCAACTCCGACCTGCTCAAGACCGCCGAGGACGACAGGGCGCTCCtcgagcgcgccggcggcgggctcgcGCGCACGGCCGACCTGCTCATGCCGCTggacgcgcgcggcgcgcggcggctcATGGAGCTCTCCTTCTACCGGAGGCAGGCCATTACCTTGCTGCCGGACTTCGTGCTCCGACAGGCCGTGCAG CAACTTTTTATGGATAAAAGGGATGGGAAGATTGAGCTGATGAAGGCTATAACTGTTGGCACAGACGAGTTCAAGTTGACACCATTGCCTCAG GACGTTTTGCTCATCTGGGGTGACCATGATCAGATATTTCCCTTGGAAAAGGCCTTTGCTGTCAAGAG GAGTTCTTCAAAGCTCGGCCTTACTCTATTCTTGGACTTGAAGGCATTTCCTGGCCTACTGGAGGCACCGGTCAGATCGGCCTGa